The Pseudomonas sp. G2-4 genome window below encodes:
- the xylF gene encoding D-xylose ABC transporter substrate-binding protein: protein MKSFKRTLLAGALALLSLPVMADAAHPKIGFSIDDLRLERWSRDRDYFVAAAEKLDAKVFVQSADANEQKQISQIENLISRGVDVIVIVPFNATVLTNAVAEAKKAGIKVVSYDRLILNADIDAYISFDNEKVGEMQASGVLQAAPKGNYFLLGGAPTDNNAKILREGQMKVLQPAIDKGDIKIVGQQWVKEWNPTEALSIVENALTRNNNKIDGIVASNDATAGGAIQALAAQKMAGKVPISGQDADLAAVKRVIDGTQTMTVYKPLKLIASEAAKLSVQLARNEKPTFSSQYDNGSKKVDTILLTPTPLTKDNIDLLEKDGFYTKAQIAGQ from the coding sequence ATGAAAAGCTTCAAACGCACCTTACTCGCTGGCGCCCTCGCCCTGCTCTCGCTGCCGGTCATGGCCGATGCGGCGCACCCGAAAATCGGTTTTTCCATCGATGACCTGCGTCTGGAGCGCTGGTCACGGGACCGTGACTACTTCGTCGCGGCGGCGGAAAAACTCGACGCCAAGGTCTTCGTCCAATCGGCCGATGCCAACGAGCAGAAGCAGATCTCGCAGATCGAAAACCTGATCTCCCGTGGCGTCGATGTGATCGTCATCGTACCGTTCAACGCCACCGTGCTGACCAATGCCGTCGCCGAAGCCAAGAAAGCCGGGATCAAGGTCGTGTCCTATGACCGACTGATCCTCAATGCCGACATCGACGCCTACATTTCCTTCGATAACGAAAAGGTCGGCGAGATGCAGGCCAGCGGCGTGCTGCAAGCGGCGCCCAAGGGCAATTACTTCCTCCTCGGTGGCGCCCCTACGGACAACAACGCCAAGATCCTGCGCGAAGGCCAGATGAAAGTGCTGCAACCGGCCATCGACAAGGGCGATATCAAGATCGTCGGCCAGCAGTGGGTGAAGGAATGGAACCCCACCGAAGCCCTGAGCATCGTTGAAAACGCCCTGACCCGGAACAACAACAAGATCGATGGCATCGTCGCCTCCAACGACGCCACCGCCGGCGGAGCCATCCAGGCCCTGGCCGCGCAGAAAATGGCCGGCAAGGTACCGATCTCGGGCCAGGACGCCGACCTGGCGGCGGTCAAGCGGGTGATCGATGGCACCCAGACCATGACCGTCTACAAGCCGCTGAAACTGATCGCTTCCGAAGCCGCGAAGCTCTCGGTGCAACTGGCGCGCAACGAGAAACCCACCTTCAGCTCGCAATACGATAATGGCAGCAAGAAAGTCGACACCATCCTGCTCACGCCAACTCCGCTGACCAAGGACAACATCGACCTGCTGGAAAAGGACGGGTTCTATACCAAGGCGCAGATCGCCGGGCAGTGA
- the xylA gene encoding xylose isomerase, with product MPYFPGVDKIRYEGAASASSLAFRHYDADKLILGKPMREHLRMAVCYWHTFVWPGSDVFGAGTFKRPWQRSGNPMELAIGKAEAAFEFFSKLGIDYYCFHDTDVAPEGNSLKEYRNHFAQMVDQLERHQEQTGVKLLWGTANCFSNPRFAAGAASNPDPEVFACAAAQVFSAMNATQRLKGSNYVLWGGREGYETLLNTDLKREREQLARFMGMVVEHKHKIGFKGDLLIEPKPQEPTKHQYDYDSATVFGFLQQFGLEKEIKVNIEANHATLAGHSFHHEIATAVSLGIFGSIDANRGDPQNGWDTDQFPNSVEEMTLATYEILKAGGFTNGGFNFDSKVRRQSVDVVDLFHGHVAAMDVLALALERAAAMVQNDQLQQFKDQRYAGWQQPFGQAVLAGEFSLASLAEHAFTNELNPQAVSGRQEMLENVVNRFIYP from the coding sequence ATGCCGTACTTCCCCGGTGTCGACAAGATTCGCTACGAAGGGGCGGCCAGTGCCTCGTCCCTTGCCTTCCGCCACTACGACGCCGACAAGCTGATCCTCGGCAAACCCATGCGCGAACACCTGCGCATGGCGGTCTGTTACTGGCATACCTTCGTCTGGCCAGGGTCCGATGTGTTCGGCGCCGGCACCTTCAAGCGCCCGTGGCAGCGCAGCGGGAACCCCATGGAACTGGCGATCGGCAAGGCCGAAGCGGCCTTCGAGTTCTTTTCCAAGCTGGGCATCGACTACTACTGCTTCCACGACACCGATGTCGCCCCCGAAGGCAACTCGCTAAAGGAATACCGCAACCACTTCGCGCAGATGGTCGATCAGCTTGAACGTCATCAGGAACAGACCGGGGTCAAGCTGCTGTGGGGCACCGCCAACTGCTTCAGCAACCCGCGCTTTGCCGCCGGTGCCGCCAGCAACCCGGACCCGGAAGTCTTCGCCTGCGCCGCCGCCCAGGTGTTCAGCGCCATGAACGCCACCCAACGCCTCAAGGGCTCCAACTACGTACTGTGGGGCGGCCGTGAAGGTTACGAAACCCTGCTCAACACCGATCTGAAGCGTGAACGCGAACAGCTGGCCCGCTTCATGGGCATGGTGGTCGAGCACAAGCACAAGATCGGCTTCAAGGGTGATTTGCTGATCGAGCCCAAGCCGCAGGAGCCGACCAAGCACCAATACGATTACGACAGCGCCACGGTGTTCGGCTTCCTGCAACAGTTCGGCCTGGAAAAAGAAATCAAGGTCAACATCGAGGCCAACCACGCGACCCTGGCCGGGCACAGTTTCCATCACGAGATCGCCACGGCCGTCTCCCTGGGGATCTTCGGCAGCATCGACGCCAACCGTGGCGATCCGCAGAACGGCTGGGACACCGATCAGTTCCCCAACAGCGTCGAAGAGATGACCCTGGCTACCTACGAGATTCTCAAGGCCGGCGGTTTCACCAACGGCGGGTTCAACTTCGACTCCAAGGTCCGGCGCCAGAGCGTGGACGTCGTCGACCTGTTCCACGGCCACGTCGCCGCCATGGACGTCCTCGCCCTGGCCCTGGAACGCGCGGCGGCCATGGTGCAGAACGATCAACTCCAGCAATTCAAGGATCAGCGCTACGCCGGTTGGCAGCAGCCATTCGGCCAGGCGGTGCTGGCGGGTGAGTTCAGCCTCGCCTCACTGGCCGAGCACGCCTTCACCAACGAGTTGAACCCGCAAGCCGTCAGCGGTCGGCAGGAGATGCTCGAGAACGTGGTCAACCGGTTTATCTACCCCTGA
- a CDS encoding XylR family transcriptional regulator, whose protein sequence is MKTVPPVHRIALLFNGSKIYDRGIISGIGNYLSSTRASWDLFLEEDFLCRLKGIERWQGDGIIADFDDPLIGEALAGIKLPVVAVGGSYQDERAYPKGIPYVATDNDALMKLAYEHLIEAGLTRFACFSLPEAQANRWAQEREKAFRRLVQRDGLHAEVYRGMGTSAPLWDSAVEQQIAWLQSLPKPIGIIAVSDARARQLLQACLTAGIAVPEQVALIGIDNDPLTRSLTRVPLSSVIQGTETMGRTAARLLHQMLHGMPSTGTQILVPPDAINVQVSSLHQPLGNPYVMQALLFIRQYACQGIKTAQVAAYVGISRSSLESHFRKARGCSVHDEILRFKLAAAANGLENTDAPIADIAQNCGFKSAQYLHTVFRREFGCTPREYQQGADAAVR, encoded by the coding sequence ATGAAAACCGTCCCGCCCGTCCACCGCATTGCCCTGTTGTTCAACGGCAGCAAGATCTACGACCGCGGCATCATCAGCGGCATCGGCAACTACCTGAGCAGCACCCGCGCGTCCTGGGACTTGTTCCTTGAAGAAGATTTCCTTTGTCGCTTGAAAGGCATCGAGCGCTGGCAGGGCGACGGGATCATTGCCGACTTCGACGACCCGCTGATTGGCGAGGCGCTGGCCGGAATCAAGCTGCCCGTCGTGGCGGTGGGCGGCTCTTATCAGGACGAGCGCGCCTATCCGAAGGGCATTCCCTATGTCGCCACCGACAATGACGCGTTGATGAAACTGGCGTACGAGCACCTGATCGAAGCCGGGCTGACGCGCTTTGCCTGTTTCAGCCTGCCGGAAGCCCAAGCCAATCGCTGGGCCCAGGAACGGGAAAAAGCCTTTCGCCGTTTGGTGCAGCGTGATGGCCTGCACGCCGAGGTCTATCGCGGCATGGGCACCAGCGCGCCACTTTGGGACAGCGCCGTCGAACAGCAGATCGCCTGGCTGCAAAGCCTGCCCAAACCCATTGGCATCATTGCGGTGAGTGATGCCCGCGCCCGCCAACTGCTGCAAGCCTGCCTGACCGCCGGGATCGCCGTGCCGGAGCAGGTGGCCTTGATCGGCATCGACAACGACCCGCTGACCCGCAGCCTGACGCGGGTGCCGCTGAGTTCAGTGATCCAAGGCACCGAAACCATGGGCCGGACCGCTGCGCGCCTGCTCCACCAGATGCTGCACGGCATGCCGTCCACGGGCACGCAGATCCTGGTGCCGCCTGATGCAATCAACGTACAGGTTTCCAGCCTGCATCAACCGTTGGGCAACCCCTACGTCATGCAGGCATTGCTCTTCATCCGCCAATACGCCTGCCAGGGCATCAAGACTGCCCAGGTGGCGGCGTATGTGGGGATATCGCGCTCATCCCTGGAGTCGCACTTTCGCAAGGCGCGCGGCTGCAGCGTTCACGACGAGATCCTGCGCTTCAAACTGGCCGCCGCCGCCAATGGCCTGGAAAACACCGATGCGCCGATTGCCGACATCGCCCAGAATTGCGGCTTCAAATCGGCGCAGTACCTGCACACGGTGTTTCGGCGGGAGTTTGGCTGTACGCCGAGGGAGTATCAGCAGGGGGCTGATGCAGCGGTTCGTTGA
- a CDS encoding saccharopine dehydrogenase NADP-binding domain-containing protein, whose protein sequence is MALRVLVIGGYGNFGSIVCRHLAVMPGVDLVISGRDPRKLQGKVDELRTQSGNVCETWCGDAMGPEFKSVLGSMNIQLVIHTGGPFQRQSYAVAESCIDAGVSYCDLSDSRAFVTGIGALDARARQAGVAILSGCSSVPTLSAAIIDQQWHRFQRIDSIEHGISSSAKMPGLSTVEGVLAYAGKPIKQLKDGHVHEVLGWQDLTLRDMQSMGTRVLANVDVPDLDIFASRYGAHTLGFKAGAGLKLGGVANYLLAQAIRVGLVRDHAPWAARLHRWGLWFERFGDGKSAMYIDVQGIGLEGKPLFMTAQLTATNDKGPEIPSCAAVALAAKLAQGYLPEPGARACVGEITVDEYLAAINDPENLSLSVHFSEEQR, encoded by the coding sequence ATGGCGTTAAGAGTGTTGGTGATCGGCGGGTACGGAAACTTCGGCAGCATCGTTTGCCGGCATCTGGCCGTGATGCCAGGCGTGGACCTGGTGATCTCGGGTCGCGATCCCCGCAAGTTGCAGGGCAAAGTCGATGAGTTGAGGACCCAATCGGGCAACGTGTGTGAAACTTGGTGCGGCGATGCCATGGGCCCTGAGTTCAAGTCAGTCCTGGGCTCGATGAACATCCAACTGGTCATCCACACCGGCGGACCGTTCCAGAGGCAATCCTATGCCGTCGCCGAGAGCTGCATCGACGCGGGCGTCAGCTACTGCGACCTGTCGGATTCCAGGGCCTTTGTCACCGGTATTGGTGCACTCGATGCCCGGGCAAGGCAGGCAGGCGTGGCGATCCTCAGTGGCTGCAGTTCGGTGCCGACGCTATCGGCGGCGATCATCGATCAGCAGTGGCATCGTTTCCAGCGCATCGACTCGATCGAGCATGGCATTTCCTCGTCGGCCAAGATGCCCGGGCTCTCCACCGTCGAAGGCGTTCTTGCCTACGCGGGCAAACCGATCAAGCAACTCAAGGACGGCCACGTGCATGAGGTGTTGGGCTGGCAGGACCTGACGCTTCGCGACATGCAGTCCATGGGCACTCGGGTACTGGCCAATGTCGATGTCCCGGACCTGGATATCTTCGCCAGCCGCTATGGTGCTCATACCCTGGGCTTCAAGGCTGGCGCAGGCCTGAAGCTTGGCGGTGTCGCCAACTACCTGCTGGCCCAGGCAATCAGGGTCGGGCTGGTTCGAGACCATGCCCCTTGGGCCGCAAGACTCCATCGCTGGGGGCTCTGGTTCGAGCGATTCGGCGATGGCAAAAGCGCGATGTACATCGATGTCCAGGGCATCGGGCTTGAAGGGAAACCGCTGTTCATGACGGCGCAGCTCACGGCGACGAATGACAAGGGCCCGGAGATCCCGAGCTGCGCAGCCGTTGCCTTGGCTGCAAAACTCGCCCAAGGGTACTTGCCCGAACCCGGCGCCCGGGCGTGCGTAGGCGAAATCACCGTCGATGAATACCTGGCCGCCATCAACGATCCGGAAAACCTGAGCCTGTCCGTGCACTTTTCTGAGGAGCAGCGCTGA
- a CDS encoding thiol-disulfide oxidoreductase DCC family protein: MLSSQIRPSPAPLLKPGETVVLFDGVCKLCNGWATFLIRHDHDRRVRLAAVQSPEGQVLLAWAGLPLDQFDTMAVIRDRHYWVRSDAFFEVAAQLPARWLPVKLLRIFPRALRDWAYDRIALNRYRLFGKYDTCLLPDPDHERRFLKAPI; the protein is encoded by the coding sequence ATGCTCTCCTCCCAAATCCGCCCCTCTCCAGCACCATTACTCAAGCCAGGCGAGACGGTGGTCCTGTTCGACGGTGTGTGCAAACTGTGCAATGGCTGGGCAACGTTCTTGATTCGGCATGACCACGATCGACGCGTCCGGTTGGCCGCCGTACAGTCGCCCGAGGGACAGGTGCTGCTGGCCTGGGCAGGCTTGCCCCTGGATCAATTCGATACCATGGCGGTGATTCGCGACCGGCATTATTGGGTGCGTTCGGATGCATTTTTTGAAGTCGCCGCCCAGCTGCCCGCCCGTTGGCTGCCGGTGAAACTTTTACGCATTTTCCCCCGAGCGCTTCGGGATTGGGCCTACGATCGCATTGCGCTGAATCGCTATCGACTCTTCGGAAAATACGACACGTGCCTTCTGCCGGACCCAGATCATGAACGACGCTTTTTGAAGGCGCCCATCTGA
- a CDS encoding GNAT family N-acetyltransferase, whose product MKPVSIRTLHSTDTEALLAFELENREWFERHIDPRDSAFYSVQGVSDHIMTYLADFTAGTWHPFVIEDPDGKIIGRANLKGIDMAERSAEVGYRIAQDACGQGLATLAVKHLIQEARVRWNLKRLVANVYAENIGSAKVLKRCGFLIEQLSLHEGTQRDYRFGLSIGQYE is encoded by the coding sequence ATGAAGCCCGTCAGCATTCGTACGCTGCACAGTACTGATACTGAGGCGCTGCTGGCTTTTGAGCTGGAGAATCGCGAGTGGTTCGAACGCCACATTGACCCTCGCGATTCTGCTTTCTACTCGGTGCAAGGCGTCAGCGACCACATCATGACGTACCTGGCTGATTTCACCGCCGGTACCTGGCACCCGTTTGTCATCGAGGATCCTGACGGAAAAATAATCGGTCGAGCGAACCTCAAAGGCATCGACATGGCCGAGCGGTCGGCAGAAGTTGGCTATCGAATAGCCCAAGACGCTTGCGGACAGGGTCTGGCGACGTTGGCAGTGAAGCATCTGATCCAAGAGGCCCGGGTGCGTTGGAACCTTAAACGATTGGTGGCCAACGTCTACGCGGAAAACATCGGCTCGGCCAAGGTGCTCAAGCGGTGTGGTTTCTTGATCGAGCAATTATCGCTGCACGAAGGGACACAGCGCGATTATCGGTTTGGCCTTTCGATAGGCCAATACGAATAA
- a CDS encoding type II CAAX endopeptidase family protein, with product MTNLGAAPEFLPAPTFTGYRFFRRLGMFALATLVFFLAAIPAVLLIPAESYLSLAATMGSVALILLALFVWQYRADSCAQLRGNAISKPLRMGALGIIGSYALCGIAIAALGSPQEAFMAEFLAGLTGWQLAIKVASLIVLPPIAEELFFRHYLLRLFPYENSPVWKWIAIIVTSAIFAGIHIQYGNWTTVALIFACGCVLAIARINSGGLLVPILLHSLAEIVALSSDWSFRLMGLYS from the coding sequence GTGACGAATCTTGGTGCCGCCCCTGAGTTCCTACCCGCCCCCACCTTTACCGGTTACCGCTTCTTTCGCCGATTGGGGATGTTCGCGCTTGCCACCCTGGTGTTTTTTCTAGCTGCAATACCCGCGGTTCTCCTCATACCGGCAGAGTCGTACCTGTCGCTTGCCGCCACGATGGGCTCAGTCGCGCTTATTCTCCTCGCCCTGTTCGTCTGGCAATACCGTGCTGATTCGTGCGCCCAACTGCGCGGTAACGCCATCAGTAAACCCCTTCGGATGGGCGCGCTCGGCATCATCGGGTCCTATGCGCTTTGCGGGATCGCCATCGCCGCGCTCGGGTCGCCTCAAGAGGCCTTCATGGCCGAGTTCCTGGCAGGCCTCACCGGTTGGCAACTCGCGATCAAAGTCGCCTCACTGATCGTGCTTCCACCCATCGCCGAGGAGCTATTTTTCCGCCATTACCTGCTGCGACTGTTCCCCTACGAGAACAGCCCGGTCTGGAAATGGATCGCGATCATCGTGACGTCGGCCATCTTCGCCGGCATTCACATCCAATACGGTAACTGGACAACCGTCGCGCTGATCTTTGCTTGTGGATGCGTGTTAGCCATCGCGAGAATCAACAGTGGTGGCCTGTTGGTCCCGATACTGCTGCATTCGCTGGCTGAGATTGTCGCGCTGAGCAGCGACTGGTCTTTTCGCCTCATGGGGCTTTACAGTTGA
- a CDS encoding histidine phosphatase family protein — MRHGQPKLGATAKVSALDMKNWIEHYDRSEITHHPAPDASQQLAATATVIVSSSAPRALASALALGLEPTIVDALFCEAQLPYGRWKWPRLSPFTWAFVLRVLWLCGYSRRVESAGAAKLRANSAAQRLQALAGNGPVLLLGHGWMNRMIAKQLEADGWTRQKSSGSQYWSAAVYRG; from the coding sequence ATGCGTCACGGCCAGCCAAAACTGGGCGCGACCGCCAAAGTATCAGCGCTCGATATGAAAAACTGGATCGAACACTACGACCGCTCGGAAATCACTCATCACCCCGCCCCGGATGCCAGCCAACAGCTCGCCGCGACCGCCACGGTCATCGTTTCAAGCTCCGCGCCCCGTGCGTTGGCCTCTGCCCTGGCGCTAGGCCTGGAGCCCACTATCGTCGACGCGCTTTTCTGTGAAGCGCAACTGCCTTATGGCCGCTGGAAATGGCCAAGGCTCTCGCCATTTACCTGGGCGTTTGTCCTGCGGGTCTTATGGTTGTGCGGCTACTCACGCCGAGTTGAATCCGCAGGTGCCGCGAAGCTGCGTGCCAACAGCGCAGCGCAACGGCTGCAGGCACTTGCCGGTAATGGCCCGGTCCTGCTGCTGGGGCATGGCTGGATGAATCGAATGATCGCCAAGCAATTGGAGGCAGACGGCTGGACTCGTCAAAAGAGCAGCGGCAGCCAGTATTGGAGTGCGGCGGTCTATCGGGGTTAA